Proteins encoded together in one Pseudoalteromonas xiamenensis window:
- a CDS encoding cell division protein ZapC domain-containing protein: protein MLQASKDWRWKRSEESNRLHVDLGPDMELITPYKLRLLTEDTRANPNFSLQDAEFYNQVFYYLQQFAVWNEAVCCQIALNATAAKHYLLPMQPKSWFFKPYSGATAINDAVVVLESDCQQGEFLIVECGSEASLCINLQAEFRLDEHLILEPFQAIRVLNNRIHPVMAIQKSAQTA from the coding sequence ATTTTGCAAGCATCTAAAGACTGGCGATGGAAGCGCTCAGAAGAGTCTAATCGATTGCATGTGGATCTTGGTCCTGACATGGAACTAATCACACCTTACAAACTTCGGTTACTCACTGAAGATACTCGTGCAAATCCAAATTTTAGTCTTCAAGACGCAGAATTTTACAATCAAGTTTTCTATTATTTGCAACAGTTTGCTGTGTGGAATGAAGCTGTGTGTTGTCAAATAGCATTAAACGCGACCGCGGCGAAACATTATTTACTCCCCATGCAGCCTAAAAGTTGGTTTTTTAAGCCTTATTCGGGGGCTACTGCGATTAACGACGCTGTAGTTGTGCTCGAAAGTGACTGTCAGCAAGGCGAGTTTTTGATTGTTGAATGCGGTTCAGAAGCGTCATTGTGCATCAACCTGCAAGCTGAATTTAGACTCGACGAACATTTAATTCTTGAACCGTTTCAAGCCATCCGAGTATTGAATAATCGAATCCACCCAGTAATGGCCATACAAAAATCAGCACAAACAGCTTAA
- a CDS encoding efflux RND transporter permease subunit: MRSILELTENVIFRHRAFVLVLFVLMTGWLGLKATHIQLDAAFTKNIPLNHEYMKVYLKHEKQFGGANSILLSVCDNDGDIFNEPFFTQLKAVHDQLYFIPGVNRPLVNSIFAPSARFVEVVEDGFAGGPIIPANFAPTKQGLAVVKQNIEKAKVVGRMVASDYSCAMVTAQLMEIDPQTQEKLDTLEFAKKLEEQIRAPLSTDKVSIHIIGFAKMAGDIAEGAKGVVLFFAIAIVFTFVMVWLFCKSLKLTLLPILCSLIAVVWQMGLLSVLGFGLDPMSILVPFLVFAIGVSHGVQMINAIGKKVAEGVTSKVAAQASFKALLIPGGIALLSDTVGFLTLLAIDIGIIRELAITASLGVGVIIFTNLVLLPVMASYFDSSHIHRIGDGHDSSHTVLATLREVLVKATDKKWAAIILAVATLLFAFGYVESQKMQIGDLQAGAPALHEDARYNQDTFLINDRYTISSDILKVIVEAYPAACTEHEVMERVSRFQWRVENLPGVQSAVSLSSVSQSVNAGYNEGNLKWQMIPRNEASLVQATSRIETSTGLLNGDCSVMPIIVFMQDHKAETIERVIASVKEFAKEEGTDKLQFKLASGPIGVMAATNESVSAAQMPMMVYVYGAVIVLCLISFRSVRATIAVVLPLYIVSTLAQALMVHLEIGLTVSTLPVIALGVGIGVDYGIYILSSMMGQLKQGVALNIAYRNALAERGSAVLFTGITLAVGVSTWIFSALKFQVDMGILLTFMFLVNMLGAVLLLPAIGAFIWSDQKNKCE, translated from the coding sequence ATGCGCAGTATTTTAGAATTAACGGAAAATGTCATTTTTAGGCATCGTGCATTTGTTTTGGTGTTGTTCGTCTTGATGACGGGTTGGCTCGGACTAAAAGCTACCCACATTCAATTAGACGCCGCATTTACAAAAAACATCCCGCTCAATCATGAATACATGAAAGTGTATTTAAAGCACGAGAAACAATTCGGTGGTGCGAACAGTATACTCCTTTCTGTGTGTGACAATGACGGCGACATATTCAATGAGCCTTTCTTCACTCAACTTAAGGCGGTTCATGACCAGTTGTATTTCATTCCAGGTGTAAATCGTCCACTCGTTAACTCGATTTTTGCGCCGAGTGCGCGTTTCGTTGAGGTTGTCGAAGACGGCTTCGCAGGGGGACCAATTATTCCAGCTAATTTTGCCCCGACTAAACAAGGGCTGGCAGTTGTAAAGCAAAACATCGAGAAAGCAAAAGTGGTTGGTCGCATGGTTGCATCTGACTATTCTTGTGCGATGGTTACGGCTCAATTGATGGAAATTGATCCGCAAACTCAAGAAAAACTCGATACGCTCGAATTTGCTAAAAAGCTTGAAGAACAAATTAGAGCTCCACTGAGCACAGATAAAGTCAGCATTCACATCATCGGATTTGCGAAAATGGCTGGCGATATCGCAGAAGGGGCAAAAGGTGTTGTACTGTTCTTTGCTATCGCCATCGTCTTCACGTTTGTGATGGTATGGTTGTTCTGCAAAAGTTTAAAACTGACTCTACTTCCGATTTTGTGTTCATTGATAGCAGTTGTGTGGCAAATGGGCTTATTGTCCGTTTTAGGCTTTGGATTAGACCCAATGTCTATCCTTGTGCCGTTTTTAGTCTTTGCAATAGGCGTATCACACGGCGTGCAAATGATAAATGCGATAGGTAAGAAAGTGGCTGAAGGCGTAACGAGTAAAGTCGCCGCTCAAGCGAGCTTTAAAGCCTTATTAATACCTGGAGGCATCGCACTTCTATCGGATACTGTGGGCTTTTTAACGTTACTTGCCATTGACATCGGTATTATCCGAGAACTTGCCATCACAGCGAGTTTAGGGGTTGGTGTCATCATCTTTACCAATTTGGTCTTGTTGCCAGTTATGGCGTCTTATTTTGATTCTAGCCACATTCATCGTATCGGTGATGGACACGACTCTTCACATACTGTGTTGGCGACTCTTAGAGAAGTTTTAGTCAAAGCGACGGATAAAAAATGGGCTGCAATTATTTTGGCCGTTGCAACGCTGCTGTTTGCCTTTGGCTATGTTGAATCGCAAAAAATGCAGATTGGTGATTTGCAAGCGGGTGCACCTGCTCTTCACGAGGATGCGCGCTACAATCAAGATACCTTTTTGATTAACGATCGCTACACAATCAGCTCAGACATCCTTAAAGTGATTGTGGAGGCGTATCCAGCAGCGTGTACTGAACATGAAGTAATGGAACGTGTGAGTCGCTTCCAATGGCGTGTAGAAAACCTGCCGGGTGTGCAATCAGCTGTGTCGTTGAGTAGCGTGTCGCAATCGGTGAACGCAGGTTACAACGAAGGGAATTTGAAGTGGCAAATGATCCCTCGTAATGAAGCATCACTGGTACAAGCAACGTCTCGCATTGAAACAAGTACAGGTTTACTAAATGGCGATTGCTCGGTTATGCCTATTATCGTGTTCATGCAAGATCATAAAGCAGAAACTATCGAACGCGTAATTGCCTCGGTTAAAGAATTCGCTAAAGAAGAGGGGACAGACAAACTCCAATTTAAACTGGCTTCAGGTCCAATTGGTGTAATGGCTGCAACGAATGAATCTGTGTCTGCTGCACAAATGCCAATGATGGTCTATGTTTATGGTGCAGTAATCGTTTTATGTTTGATTAGCTTTAGAAGCGTTCGTGCAACAATCGCGGTGGTGTTACCACTTTATATTGTATCAACGTTAGCTCAAGCATTAATGGTTCATTTAGAAATCGGTTTAACAGTATCTACATTGCCTGTTATAGCGCTAGGTGTTGGTATCGGTGTCGACTATGGTATCTATATTCTTTCGTCAATGATGGGGCAACTGAAGCAGGGTGTTGCTCTGAACATCGCCTATCGCAATGCGCTCGCTGAACGAGGTAGTGCGGTGCTGTTTACCGGCATCACATTGGCCGTGGGTGTGAGTACATGGATCTTCTCTGCGCTTAAATTCCAAGTTGATATGGGCATCCTTTTGACGTTCATGTTTTTGGTAAATATGTTGGGTGCAGTACTACTTTTACCTGCTATTGGAGCCTTCATCTGGTCTGACCAGAAAAATAAATGTGAATAA
- the pyrD gene encoding quinone-dependent dihydroorotate dehydrogenase, translated as MFYDLARRFMFSKDAEWAHEFALDNLRRFSGTPLSLAWSQTVTDKPVNFLGLELKNPVGLAAGLDKNAECIDAFAQMGFGFIEVGTVTPRPQAGNDKPRIFRLPEADAIINRMGFNNKGVDNLINNVKASKYKGILGINIGKNKDTPNEQGKDDYIHCMRKVFEHASYITVNISSPNTPGLRDLQYGEALDDLLESLKSEQMDLTAKHQKNVPMLVKIAPDIDAVQVAQIAESLLKNRIDGVIATNTTLEREAVKGLRFADEAGGLSGHPVREKSTHVVSELKRITEGKLPIIGVGGIDDARSAKEKLSAGASLVQVYTGFIYKGPRVVKEIVESL; from the coding sequence ATGTTTTATGATTTAGCGCGCCGATTCATGTTTAGTAAAGATGCCGAATGGGCACACGAATTCGCCTTAGATAATTTACGCCGCTTCTCTGGTACACCGTTGAGTCTTGCTTGGTCTCAGACGGTAACAGATAAGCCGGTTAACTTTTTAGGTTTAGAATTGAAAAACCCTGTTGGGCTTGCAGCAGGTTTAGATAAAAACGCGGAATGCATCGACGCATTCGCACAAATGGGCTTTGGTTTTATCGAAGTAGGCACGGTTACTCCAAGACCACAGGCGGGCAACGATAAACCTCGAATTTTTAGACTTCCAGAAGCGGATGCAATTATCAACCGCATGGGATTCAACAACAAAGGCGTCGACAATTTAATAAACAACGTTAAAGCATCAAAATACAAAGGTATTTTAGGTATTAACATTGGTAAGAACAAAGACACGCCAAATGAGCAAGGTAAGGATGATTACATTCACTGTATGCGCAAAGTGTTTGAACACGCGAGCTACATTACCGTAAATATCTCTTCTCCGAATACACCAGGCCTGCGTGATTTACAATATGGCGAAGCGTTGGATGACTTACTAGAAAGTTTAAAATCAGAGCAAATGGACTTGACGGCTAAGCATCAAAAAAATGTTCCTATGTTGGTAAAGATTGCACCAGACATTGACGCAGTTCAAGTTGCGCAAATAGCTGAATCGTTGCTAAAAAATCGCATTGATGGAGTTATCGCGACAAACACGACATTAGAGCGTGAAGCCGTAAAAGGACTACGATTTGCCGACGAAGCGGGTGGGTTGTCAGGCCATCCAGTACGCGAAAAATCCACTCATGTGGTCTCAGAACTCAAACGGATCACGGAAGGCAAGCTGCCGATCATTGGAGTAGGTGGGATCGATGACGCTCGATCCGCAAAAGAAAAATTGTCTGCGGGTGCGTCGCTAGTTCAGGTTTATACTGGCTTTATCTATAAAGGCCCAAGAGTAGTGAAAGAGATCGTCGAATCGTTATAA
- a CDS encoding NAD-glutamate dehydrogenase yields the protein MTQNEGQASVILDNVCKLIQKKVHAEHVSLVEKFAKSLYSNMSKEDLVKRNDSDLYGAALSLWNALEKNNTDEPIIRVFNPEVAKDGWQSSHTIVEIIVKDMPFLVDSVRMAMNRENIVSHLLLHTPLKLQRNEKGVISAISNLKAEQESTSTKTVFFIEIDRQTDNKVIERFTAELKSSLSDVSVAVEDWLLIRDKLVEVSKSLPTRPHKCTEHEVAEASEFLNWLVSDNFTFMGYRQYDLTPVKGDYELKAVTGTSLGLMKNSEDDASLFLSSLPEGARKEARSNNLLVLTKTNSISRVHRPAYIDYVGIKRFDKEGNVIGEDRFIGLFSSNFYNNSARDVPILKSKINRIMEMCDFARGTHAYKAVLNILETYPRDELVQARENELLEVATGVLQVQERDMCRLFVRKDVYGRFFSCMVYVPRERYNTALRRETQVLLANAFGSQEKVEFTTFFSESTLARTHYIVRVADNNIEINVKDIENNLREAARTWEDKLQSALLEGAGESRGNELTRKYTNAFPHSYKDQVLPSAAVVDIEKLEQLTDENKLEILFYRPQEEANTSIVRLSLYHKDEPIHLSDVMPMLENFGLRVIGETPFPVKTTDGKVNWIMDFSMILDSKRIADFDKVSARFRAALTNVWNNRLENDGFNRLVLIGNMTGREASILRAYAKYMRQIGVTFSQNYIEATFEHYPHIAQMIVELFTKKFDPKKPGTEKQLEKIIEAVYAELENVANLDDDRIIRLYVDMINATLRTNFYQKDRDEKAKSYISFKIKSRGIPDMPLPLPAFEIFVYSPRVEGVHLRGGKVARGGLRWSDRREDFRTEVLGLVKAQNVKNTVIVPVGSKGGFVCKQLPTEREAFFKEGQECYKIFIRGLLDITDNIIHGDIVPPTNVVRHDEDDPYLVVAADKGTATFSDIANGIAEEYNFWLGDAFASGGSIGYDHKKMGITARGGWESVKRHFREMDIDCQTTDFTVVGIGDMAGDVFGNGMLLSKHICLQAAFNHMHIFIDPTPDPAKSWEERKRMFELPRSSWEDYDKSLISEGGGIFSRAAKSITLTPEMKKMIGTKKAAMTPNELIKALLTMPVDLLWNGGIGTYIKHSKETNADVGDRANDALRINGGELGAKILGEGGNLGATQLGRIEFAAKGGRVNTDFIDNVGGVACSDNEVNIKILLNGLVAEGDLTRKQRDELLYSMTDEVAQLVLKDCYRQTHTLSITKSKGPDTLKEKVRFIHALEKMGKLDRAIEFIPSDEELAERAAAGKDLTRPELSVLVSYSKMVLKESLVVEEIADNPYYRQFLVNSFPAPLRSKFNAAMDNHPLRREIIATKLANAIVNDMGLNFMVRMHEETGATDAEIALCYSIASEVFEMKDTWNEISSLDNKISSEIQTEMLYQLRRTVRRATRWFLRHRNKALTIQETIEFHKPTFKDLAANLHNYMVSSESELIVDAARDLEKAGVPAHIALRIESLSSLFSAMDLAEVVHKTNKPVALVSETYFKLGNKMGLHWFLDQITKQPVANHWQALARASYREELDWQQRSLSEVVLASSVEETQDVETQIDTWMESQNLLLQRWKQMLAEFKTSQSHDFAKFSVALRELMLLSHNCDTSK from the coding sequence ATGACACAAAATGAAGGTCAAGCATCAGTTATCCTAGATAATGTATGTAAGCTGATCCAAAAGAAAGTTCACGCTGAGCATGTGTCACTCGTTGAGAAATTTGCCAAATCCCTGTACAGCAACATGTCGAAAGAGGATTTGGTAAAACGTAACGACAGTGATCTCTACGGTGCTGCACTTAGTCTCTGGAATGCGCTCGAAAAAAATAATACCGATGAGCCAATCATCCGTGTTTTTAACCCAGAGGTAGCAAAAGACGGATGGCAATCGTCTCACACTATCGTCGAAATCATCGTAAAGGACATGCCATTTTTGGTTGATTCAGTCCGTATGGCGATGAATCGCGAAAACATTGTTTCTCATCTGTTGTTACATACTCCTCTCAAATTACAACGTAATGAAAAAGGCGTTATTTCAGCAATTTCTAATTTGAAAGCTGAACAAGAATCAACGTCAACGAAAACGGTGTTCTTTATTGAAATCGACCGCCAAACGGATAACAAAGTAATTGAGCGTTTTACGGCTGAACTTAAGTCTTCGCTAAGCGATGTCTCAGTTGCAGTTGAAGATTGGCTGCTTATCCGCGATAAACTTGTCGAAGTTTCAAAATCTTTGCCAACTCGTCCACATAAATGTACAGAGCATGAAGTTGCAGAAGCATCTGAATTCTTGAATTGGTTGGTGAGCGACAATTTCACGTTCATGGGTTACCGTCAATACGACTTAACACCGGTGAAAGGTGATTACGAACTTAAAGCGGTTACTGGTACAAGCTTAGGTCTGATGAAAAACTCTGAAGACGATGCAAGTTTGTTTTTATCTAGTTTGCCAGAAGGCGCGCGAAAAGAAGCTCGTAGCAACAATTTACTCGTGTTAACAAAAACGAACTCAATTTCACGTGTTCACCGTCCTGCTTACATCGACTACGTTGGTATCAAACGTTTCGATAAGGAAGGTAATGTCATTGGAGAAGATCGTTTCATCGGTTTGTTCTCCTCTAACTTCTACAACAACAGTGCTCGCGACGTTCCGATTTTGAAAAGTAAAATAAATCGCATCATGGAAATGTGTGATTTTGCTCGTGGCACACACGCTTACAAAGCAGTGTTGAACATTTTAGAGACATACCCACGTGATGAATTAGTTCAAGCGCGTGAAAACGAATTGCTTGAAGTCGCAACAGGCGTTCTACAAGTACAAGAACGTGATATGTGCCGTCTATTCGTTCGTAAAGACGTTTATGGTCGCTTCTTCTCGTGCATGGTTTATGTTCCTCGTGAGCGTTACAACACGGCACTGCGCCGTGAAACGCAAGTTCTATTGGCTAATGCGTTTGGTTCTCAAGAAAAAGTGGAATTTACTACTTTCTTCTCAGAATCAACGTTAGCTCGTACTCATTACATCGTTCGCGTGGCGGACAACAACATCGAAATTAACGTGAAAGACATCGAAAATAATTTACGCGAAGCAGCTCGTACGTGGGAAGATAAACTACAAAGTGCATTGCTTGAAGGTGCGGGTGAGTCACGTGGCAACGAATTGACACGTAAATACACAAATGCGTTCCCACATTCTTACAAAGATCAAGTTCTGCCAAGCGCGGCAGTGGTTGACATTGAAAAGCTTGAGCAATTAACGGATGAGAACAAGTTAGAAATTCTATTCTACCGTCCTCAAGAGGAAGCGAATACTTCTATCGTACGCTTGAGCTTGTACCACAAAGACGAGCCAATACACCTTTCTGACGTGATGCCAATGCTTGAGAACTTTGGCTTGCGCGTAATCGGCGAAACACCATTCCCAGTTAAAACTACCGATGGTAAAGTAAACTGGATCATGGATTTTTCTATGATCTTAGACAGCAAACGCATCGCTGACTTTGATAAAGTCTCAGCTCGATTCCGTGCTGCATTGACAAACGTTTGGAACAACCGTTTAGAAAACGACGGCTTCAACCGTTTAGTTCTAATCGGTAACATGACAGGACGTGAAGCTTCAATCCTTCGTGCTTACGCGAAGTACATGCGTCAGATTGGTGTGACATTCTCGCAAAACTACATCGAAGCAACATTTGAGCATTATCCACATATTGCACAGATGATTGTTGAGTTGTTTACGAAGAAATTCGATCCTAAGAAGCCTGGTACTGAAAAGCAATTAGAGAAAATTATTGAAGCGGTATACGCAGAACTTGAAAACGTTGCAAACCTAGATGACGACCGTATCATCCGTCTATACGTTGACATGATTAATGCAACACTGCGTACGAACTTCTACCAAAAAGACCGTGATGAAAAAGCCAAGTCTTACATCTCGTTCAAGATCAAATCTCGTGGCATTCCAGATATGCCATTGCCATTACCTGCATTTGAAATTTTCGTCTACTCACCTCGCGTTGAAGGTGTTCACTTACGCGGTGGAAAAGTAGCTCGTGGTGGTCTTCGTTGGTCTGACCGTCGTGAAGATTTCCGTACAGAAGTACTTGGTCTCGTTAAAGCACAGAACGTTAAAAATACGGTTATCGTACCTGTAGGTTCAAAAGGTGGCTTCGTATGTAAGCAACTGCCGACAGAACGTGAGGCGTTTTTTAAAGAAGGTCAAGAGTGTTACAAGATCTTCATTCGCGGTTTGTTAGACATTACCGACAACATTATTCATGGTGACATTGTTCCGCCAACGAACGTTGTTCGTCATGACGAGGATGACCCATATCTCGTAGTTGCGGCGGATAAAGGTACTGCTACATTCTCTGATATCGCAAATGGTATCGCTGAAGAGTATAACTTCTGGTTGGGTGATGCATTTGCATCTGGTGGCTCAATCGGCTACGACCATAAGAAAATGGGCATTACAGCTCGAGGTGGTTGGGAATCGGTTAAACGTCATTTCCGCGAAATGGACATTGACTGTCAAACAACAGATTTCACTGTGGTAGGCATTGGTGACATGGCAGGTGACGTATTCGGTAACGGTATGTTGTTGTCGAAACATATTTGTTTACAAGCAGCATTTAACCACATGCATATCTTCATTGACCCTACGCCAGACCCAGCAAAATCGTGGGAAGAGCGTAAGCGTATGTTTGAACTGCCACGTTCGTCATGGGAAGACTATGATAAATCGTTAATTTCAGAAGGCGGTGGTATTTTCTCTCGTGCAGCGAAGTCAATTACGTTGACTCCTGAAATGAAGAAAATGATCGGCACGAAAAAAGCGGCGATGACACCGAACGAATTGATTAAAGCATTGCTCACAATGCCTGTTGATTTATTGTGGAACGGCGGTATCGGCACTTACATTAAACATTCTAAAGAAACGAATGCGGATGTCGGTGACCGTGCAAACGACGCACTACGTATCAACGGTGGTGAGTTAGGGGCGAAAATTCTAGGTGAAGGTGGCAACTTAGGTGCAACGCAATTAGGCCGTATTGAGTTTGCTGCAAAAGGTGGTCGCGTAAACACTGACTTCATCGATAACGTAGGTGGTGTTGCGTGTTCAGATAACGAAGTTAACATCAAGATCCTACTAAACGGTTTAGTCGCGGAAGGCGATTTAACACGCAAACAACGTGACGAATTGCTTTACTCAATGACTGATGAAGTGGCGCAACTGGTGTTGAAAGATTGTTATCGCCAAACACACACCTTGTCGATCACTAAGTCTAAAGGTCCAGATACACTGAAAGAGAAAGTGCGCTTTATCCATGCTCTTGAAAAAATGGGTAAACTTGACCGTGCTATCGAATTCATTCCGTCAGATGAAGAACTAGCAGAGCGTGCGGCTGCGGGTAAAGATTTAACGCGTCCAGAACTCTCTGTGCTTGTATCTTATTCGAAGATGGTATTAAAAGAGTCGTTGGTTGTTGAAGAAATTGCAGACAATCCGTATTACAGACAATTCCTTGTAAATTCATTCCCAGCGCCACTTCGCAGCAAATTTAATGCAGCGATGGACAACCATCCGCTACGTCGCGAAATCATAGCAACTAAACTTGCAAACGCGATTGTTAACGACATGGGCTTAAACTTCATGGTTCGTATGCATGAAGAAACAGGTGCGACAGACGCAGAGATTGCATTGTGTTATTCAATCGCAAGCGAAGTGTTTGAAATGAAAGACACATGGAATGAAATCTCAAGTTTAGACAACAAGATTTCTTCAGAAATTCAAACCGAAATGTTGTATCAACTTCGTCGTACGGTTCGTCGTGCAACACGTTGGTTCTTACGTCACCGCAACAAAGCATTGACGATTCAAGAAACTATCGAGTTCCACAAACCGACGTTCAAGGATTTGGCCGCAAATCTACATAACTACATGGTTTCTAGCGAAAGCGAGTTAATCGTTGATGCAGCACGTGATCTTGAAAAAGCAGGTGTACCAGCTCACATTGCGTTGCGTATCGAGTCGCTATCAAGCTTGTTCTCTGCGATGGATCTTGCTGAAGTGGTCCACAAAACGAACAAGCCTGTGGCTTTAGTTTCTGAAACTTACTTTAAACTTGGTAACAAAATGGGCCTACACTGGTTCCTTGATCAAATCACCAAACAACCAGTGGCAAACCATTGGCAAGCGCTTGCGCGTGCGTCATACCGTGAAGAGTTGGATTGGCAGCAACGCTCACTTTCAGAAGTGGTGTTGGCAAGTTCGGTTGAAGAAACTCAAGATGTCGAAACGCAAATTGATACTTGGATGGAATCACAAAACCTGCTGCTACAACGTTGGAAGCAAATGTTGGCTGAGTTTAAGACCTCTCAAAGTCATGACTTTGCGAAGTTCTCTGTAGCACTAAGAGAGCTGATGCTTCTTAGTCACAACTGCGATACTTCCAAATAA
- the rlmKL gene encoding bifunctional 23S rRNA (guanine(2069)-N(7))-methyltransferase RlmK/23S rRNA (guanine(2445)-N(2))-methyltransferase RlmL — protein MQFIALTSIGVETLLAEELQTFGATITKQTIGSVRFEADSLLAQKICLSTRFSTRIMMMLSQSNDVKDKDALYKLAKNIEWAEWFGPNQSFAVEFNGTNTLLKNSQFSGMVVKDAIVDYFNDKNGQRPNVDKTSPNVRVVGKLNKSDCALYVDYSGPRLSDRGYRTKQGQAPIREHLAAALIKRSGWLEDPTKPLFDPCCGSGTLLIEAASMAQNIAPGLQKRFAFQDLPGFRDAKFKEIKQALRDAQVTPNLWLIGHDIDERVLSVAEQNAARAGFEGQIQFKVADANKLTSVAKRSGHVVSNLPYGERLGGMAELVNLYRNLGGAFKQCFQDWHVALLGTDESLFNLLKLVRAKTYKFKNGPLDVLFNLYQLDARQVSQVNRANTLHFETSSAFANRLKKNLQGLKSWVKQNNIEAYRAYDADIPEYNVAVDVYPSHAVIYEYAAPKNVDEKVAEKRLQDVITLTAQTLDVAPENVAVKVRKRQKGENQYEVLSRQDRVMEVNEFGAKFKVNLFDYLDTGLFLDHRLARRYIQDNAKDKRFLNLFSYTGSASVHAALGGAKSVVTVDMSRTYLKWAEENFALNNLKSPRYRFEQADCLKWLEHAQGQYDLIFLDPPTFSNSKRMQAVFDVQRDHIQLFSWVKKILSSNGTLLFSNNKRGFEIDELGLMGLGLKAQCISDKTISPDFKRNKQIHNSWLITHA, from the coding sequence TTGCAATTTATCGCTTTAACCTCCATCGGCGTCGAAACGTTACTCGCAGAAGAACTGCAAACATTCGGTGCGACCATTACAAAGCAAACGATCGGTTCAGTTCGTTTTGAAGCTGACAGTCTACTCGCTCAGAAAATTTGTTTGAGTACGCGTTTTTCAACGCGGATCATGATGATGCTTTCTCAAAGTAATGACGTCAAAGATAAAGATGCCTTGTATAAACTCGCAAAGAACATTGAATGGGCTGAGTGGTTTGGTCCTAATCAAAGTTTCGCAGTCGAATTTAACGGTACTAACACATTACTGAAAAACTCACAGTTTTCAGGCATGGTTGTAAAGGACGCGATTGTTGATTACTTCAATGATAAAAATGGCCAACGTCCGAACGTCGACAAAACAAGCCCGAATGTACGTGTAGTTGGTAAATTAAATAAATCAGATTGTGCGCTTTATGTTGATTATTCAGGGCCACGTTTGTCAGATAGAGGCTATCGTACAAAACAGGGCCAAGCGCCAATCAGGGAACATCTAGCAGCAGCGTTGATTAAGCGCAGTGGTTGGCTGGAAGACCCAACAAAACCACTTTTTGACCCTTGTTGTGGTTCAGGTACTTTGTTAATCGAAGCTGCTTCCATGGCTCAAAATATAGCTCCCGGACTTCAAAAACGATTTGCATTCCAAGATTTACCTGGTTTTCGTGATGCAAAATTTAAAGAAATTAAACAAGCGCTTCGCGATGCACAGGTTACACCAAACCTTTGGTTGATTGGCCATGACATTGACGAACGTGTTTTGAGCGTTGCAGAACAAAACGCAGCGCGTGCAGGATTTGAAGGTCAAATCCAATTTAAAGTAGCAGACGCGAACAAACTAACTTCTGTTGCGAAACGCTCCGGCCACGTTGTGTCGAATTTACCCTATGGTGAGCGTTTGGGTGGTATGGCTGAGCTTGTTAATTTGTATCGCAATTTAGGTGGTGCATTTAAACAATGTTTCCAAGATTGGCATGTGGCACTGCTTGGTACTGACGAGAGCCTCTTTAATCTTCTAAAGCTAGTTCGCGCTAAAACCTATAAGTTTAAAAACGGTCCACTTGACGTACTTTTCAATCTATATCAACTTGATGCCCGCCAGGTATCACAAGTGAATCGCGCTAATACGCTACATTTTGAGACGTCGTCAGCTTTTGCTAATCGTCTAAAGAAGAACCTTCAAGGTCTTAAATCTTGGGTAAAACAAAATAACATTGAAGCGTACCGTGCTTATGATGCAGACATTCCTGAGTACAATGTCGCGGTGGACGTTTATCCATCACATGCAGTTATTTACGAATATGCGGCACCAAAAAATGTAGATGAAAAAGTCGCGGAAAAGCGTTTGCAGGACGTTATTACGTTAACTGCACAAACACTCGACGTGGCGCCTGAGAATGTGGCGGTTAAAGTACGCAAACGCCAAAAAGGGGAGAATCAGTACGAGGTATTGAGCCGCCAAGACCGCGTAATGGAAGTTAACGAATTCGGCGCGAAGTTTAAGGTCAATTTATTTGACTATTTGGATACAGGGTTATTTCTAGATCATCGCTTAGCAAGACGTTACATCCAAGATAATGCAAAAGACAAACGATTCCTCAATCTGTTTTCATATACTGGAAGCGCTTCAGTCCATGCAGCACTCGGCGGGGCAAAGTCTGTTGTGACGGTAGATATGTCACGAACTTACCTTAAGTGGGCGGAAGAAAACTTTGCACTTAATAACCTAAAAAGCCCACGTTACCGTTTCGAGCAGGCGGATTGTTTAAAGTGGCTAGAGCATGCACAAGGTCAGTACGACCTCATCTTTTTAGACCCGCCAACGTTCTCAAATTCGAAACGGATGCAAGCCGTGTTTGACGTACAGCGAGATCATATTCAGCTGTTTTCATGGGTTAAGAAAATTCTTAGCTCAAATGGCACGCTACTGTTTTCGAACAATAAGCGCGGTTTTGAAATCGATGAACTTGGTTTGATGGGACTGGGCTTAAAAGCACAATGCATTTCAGATAAAACCATTTCACCCGATTTTAAGCGCAACAAACAGATACATAATAGCTGGTTGATCACGCATGCTTAG